A single Longimicrobium sp. DNA region contains:
- a CDS encoding SURF1 family protein: MRLTLRDALGAVFILAMCAMCVRLGFWQLDRLEQRRARNAIVLAGMRQAPRPIDAALVAEMRRDPARLAYRRVVARGRYLAAAGLVLRGRVEGGRPGVHLATPLLLEDGSILLVNRGWVPAADAVTPAERPAPAAGTVTVEGILQEVPTTQDRGGRSISARGDTAYRRLDRGEAQARLGAGVLPMYLQLLGDTGRSLPVAVPPPPLDEGPHLGYAIQWFSFALIGVVGLFVLLRRRGAASS; encoded by the coding sequence ATGCGCCTCACCCTCCGCGACGCCCTGGGCGCCGTGTTCATCCTGGCCATGTGCGCGATGTGCGTGCGCCTAGGGTTCTGGCAGCTCGACCGGCTGGAGCAGCGCCGGGCCCGCAACGCCATCGTGCTGGCCGGAATGCGGCAGGCGCCGCGGCCCATCGACGCGGCGCTCGTCGCGGAGATGCGTCGCGATCCGGCGCGGCTGGCGTACCGGCGCGTGGTGGCGCGCGGGCGCTACCTCGCCGCGGCCGGGCTCGTGCTCCGCGGCCGGGTGGAGGGCGGGCGGCCCGGCGTTCACCTTGCCACGCCCCTCCTCCTCGAAGACGGCAGCATCCTTCTCGTCAACCGCGGATGGGTCCCCGCCGCGGATGCCGTCACGCCCGCGGAGCGCCCCGCACCCGCTGCCGGGACCGTCACCGTCGAGGGCATCCTCCAGGAAGTCCCCACCACGCAGGACCGCGGCGGCCGCTCGATCTCGGCGCGCGGCGACACGGCGTACCGGCGGCTGGACCGCGGCGAGGCGCAGGCGCGGCTGGGAGCGGGCGTGCTCCCGATGTACCTCCAGCTCCTGGGCGACACGGGGCGGTCCCTCCCGGTGGCGGTGCCGCCTCCGCCGCTGGACGAGGGGCCCCACCTGGGTTACGCCATCCAGTGGTTCAGCTTCGCGCTGATCGGCGTCGTGGGGCTCTTTGTGCTCCTGCGCCGGAGAGGCGCGGCCTCCTCCTGA
- a CDS encoding CBS domain-containing protein, whose amino-acid sequence MPNYGRDFDRSRFSQDRGFRGQGGGGGGSRGGYGGMGSDGFGNGYTGMGSDAGEFSGRQSREGYTGFGSGGGAYDQDFSSGRGMQRGGGYGQQGGGFGGRPGGMGSGYGGGQGFGGGSGRGGGGGYGGGRGYGSGTSGYGAFGGQQDGYGQQGGMGQGGDELRRMRAADIMTENPEVVTPDATLADAARKMRDLDVGIIPVVESEQNRRLRGVITDRDITIRAVAEGRDATSTRVSDVMTTGVETCNKNDSVQDVLQLMEREQVRRVPITDREGRLVGIIAQADVATDLDSELGSRRVADTLERISEPGQPGGRGMQARGGVLTSGGSPMGGMQGGGMQGGGAQGGGTGGGPGAEGGDGY is encoded by the coding sequence ATGCCAAACTACGGACGCGACTTCGACCGTTCACGCTTCAGCCAGGATCGCGGCTTCCGCGGGCAGGGCGGCGGAGGCGGCGGGTCTCGTGGCGGCTACGGCGGAATGGGCTCCGATGGCTTCGGCAACGGGTACACCGGGATGGGCTCCGATGCGGGCGAGTTCTCGGGCCGGCAGAGCCGCGAGGGGTACACCGGCTTCGGCAGCGGCGGCGGCGCGTACGACCAGGACTTCTCCAGCGGCCGCGGGATGCAGCGCGGCGGCGGCTACGGCCAGCAGGGCGGCGGCTTCGGCGGGCGTCCGGGGGGGATGGGGAGCGGCTATGGCGGCGGGCAGGGCTTCGGCGGCGGGTCCGGACGAGGCGGGGGCGGGGGATACGGCGGCGGGCGCGGCTACGGCAGCGGCACCAGCGGCTACGGCGCCTTCGGCGGCCAGCAGGACGGCTACGGGCAGCAGGGCGGGATGGGGCAGGGCGGCGACGAGCTGCGCCGGATGCGCGCGGCCGACATCATGACCGAGAACCCCGAAGTCGTCACCCCCGATGCCACCCTCGCCGATGCCGCCCGCAAGATGCGCGACCTGGACGTCGGCATCATCCCGGTGGTGGAGAGCGAGCAGAACCGGCGGCTGCGCGGCGTCATCACCGACCGTGACATCACCATCCGCGCCGTGGCCGAGGGGCGCGACGCCACCAGCACCCGTGTCTCCGACGTGATGACGACGGGCGTGGAGACGTGCAACAAGAACGACTCCGTGCAGGACGTCCTCCAGCTGATGGAGCGCGAGCAGGTGCGCCGCGTGCCCATCACCGACCGCGAGGGGCGGCTGGTGGGGATCATCGCCCAGGCCGACGTGGCGACGGACCTGGACAGCGAGCTGGGCTCTCGCCGCGTGGCCGACACGCTGGAGCGCATCTCGGAGCCCGGCCAGCCCGGCGGGCGCGGGATGCAGGCGCGTGGCGGCGTCCTCACCTCCGGCGGCTCGCCGATGGGCGGCATGCAGGGCGGCGGCATGCAAGGTGGTGGCGCTCAGGGCGGCGGAACCGGTGGCGGCCCCGGCGCGGAGGGCGGCGACGGCTACTGA
- a CDS encoding Ig-like domain-containing protein, with protein sequence MRRFFLRALSGLAAAILLAACEDSGTGSVRVASVHVSAPADSVAAGTTLQLGAQLRDAGGVELSGRTVEWQSDNPAVAEVDASGVVSARAPGTVTISARSDGMTGVRTLKVVPLRVVPGSLHAFLAPGQSAQLAVRVLDASGQPVEGRAVRWTASDPTLVEVSATGRVTALRAGHGQVTATVDGGAGVVQVYVYDRGLHVWPDTVAALPGETRQLTIRAILEEGAPVALGSGAWESSDPSVARVDAEGRVTAVAAGRATITAVFGATRVSSSVNVVTYPQPLRFASVSGGRTHSCALTTDGRVYCWGSNEQGQLGTRQPSDRCERFEYLRTVTRRYPFRCTRIPLPADTDLRFVAVSAGDRRSCALTAAGSAYCWGEGAAVPTALPGGVAFRSISGAACGVSTRNEAYCWGSAPGSAPAPVPGGISFNQVDVGYAHTCGVATDGAAWCWGGNPYGELGVSGKPESCNAVDCSRTPFRVEGSHTFRSIVAGTFFTCALDATGRAYCWGSGFHGKLGNGQELHSHTPVAVSPPNTFASLSAGGEAVCGLDQGGNTFCWGNDVLRLDGTRPISTTIPTRSAPQGTLRSIELGGLLEVCGIGTDGILVCHSGWIEGRIPGQ encoded by the coding sequence ATGAGACGTTTTTTTCTCCGCGCGCTTTCCGGGCTCGCCGCGGCCATCCTGCTCGCGGCGTGCGAAGACTCGGGCACCGGCTCGGTTCGCGTGGCTTCGGTGCACGTGAGCGCCCCGGCCGATTCGGTGGCCGCGGGCACGACGCTGCAGCTCGGCGCGCAGCTGCGCGATGCGGGCGGGGTGGAGCTGTCCGGCCGGACGGTGGAGTGGCAGAGCGACAACCCGGCCGTCGCCGAAGTGGACGCCAGCGGCGTGGTCTCCGCGCGCGCGCCGGGCACGGTGACGATCAGCGCCCGCTCGGATGGGATGACGGGCGTGCGCACGCTCAAGGTGGTGCCGCTGCGCGTGGTGCCGGGTTCGTTGCACGCCTTCCTGGCTCCGGGCCAGAGCGCGCAGCTCGCCGTGCGCGTGCTCGACGCATCTGGGCAGCCGGTGGAGGGGCGCGCCGTGAGGTGGACCGCCTCCGACCCCACGCTGGTGGAGGTGAGCGCGACCGGCCGGGTGACCGCGTTGCGCGCCGGGCACGGCCAGGTGACCGCCACGGTGGACGGCGGCGCGGGTGTGGTGCAGGTGTACGTGTACGATCGCGGCCTGCACGTGTGGCCGGACACCGTCGCGGCTCTGCCGGGGGAAACGCGCCAGCTCACGATCCGCGCGATCCTGGAGGAGGGGGCGCCGGTGGCGCTCGGGAGTGGCGCGTGGGAGTCGTCGGACCCATCGGTCGCGCGGGTGGACGCGGAGGGGCGCGTCACCGCGGTGGCGGCGGGGCGCGCCACGATCACCGCGGTCTTCGGCGCTACGCGGGTCAGCTCGTCGGTAAACGTCGTCACCTATCCGCAGCCGCTCCGCTTCGCCTCGGTGAGCGGCGGCAGGACGCACAGCTGCGCGCTCACCACGGACGGCCGGGTGTACTGCTGGGGAAGCAACGAGCAGGGTCAGCTCGGCACCCGCCAGCCGAGCGACCGGTGCGAGCGGTTCGAATACCTGAGGACGGTAACGCGGCGGTACCCCTTCCGCTGCACCCGCATTCCGCTGCCCGCGGATACCGACCTGCGCTTCGTGGCGGTGAGCGCGGGCGACCGGCGGAGCTGCGCCCTGACCGCGGCGGGGTCGGCATACTGCTGGGGTGAGGGCGCCGCCGTTCCCACGGCGCTTCCGGGCGGGGTGGCTTTCCGGTCGATCAGCGGCGCCGCCTGCGGGGTGTCCACCCGCAACGAAGCCTACTGCTGGGGGAGCGCTCCGGGAAGCGCTCCCGCGCCGGTGCCGGGCGGCATCTCCTTCAACCAGGTCGACGTGGGTTACGCGCACACGTGCGGTGTCGCTACCGACGGAGCCGCATGGTGCTGGGGGGGCAACCCCTACGGTGAGCTGGGGGTGAGCGGAAAGCCGGAGAGCTGCAATGCGGTCGATTGTTCGCGGACGCCGTTTCGCGTTGAGGGGAGCCACACGTTTCGCTCCATCGTGGCGGGGACGTTCTTCACCTGCGCGCTGGACGCCACGGGCCGCGCGTACTGTTGGGGAAGCGGGTTCCACGGGAAGCTGGGCAACGGCCAGGAGCTGCACAGCCACACTCCGGTGGCGGTATCCCCGCCGAACACGTTCGCGAGCCTGAGCGCGGGCGGCGAAGCGGTCTGCGGGCTGGACCAGGGAGGAAACACCTTCTGCTGGGGGAACGACGTCCTCCGCCTGGACGGCACGCGGCCCATCTCCACGACCATTCCCACCCGGAGCGCGCCGCAGGGCACTCTCCGCTCGATCGAGCTGGGCGGTCTGCTGGAGGTGTGCGGCATCGGGACGGACGGGATCCTGGTCTGCCACAGCGGGTGGATCGAAGGACGCATCCCCGGGCAGTAG
- the fabF gene encoding beta-ketoacyl-ACP synthase II: MSRRVVVTGIGMVTPLGCSTPETWAGLLAGRSGVGPLTKCALPGLAPEVSIAAEVKGFSPDPVIDRKEARRMDTFIQYAVVAADEAMRSAGLGGIGTVPDPENTGVIIGSGMGGLVSIMETRDLMEEKGMGRVSPFFIPASIINLAAGQVAIRTGAQGPSYAPVSACASSNHAIGEAFHAIKRGDADMMLAGGTEACLTPISFAGFAAARALATTYDTPETASRPFDETRSGFVHGEGGAVLVMEELECARRRGAPIVAEVIGFGMSADAYHITAPPENGQGAALAMRRALRSAGIAPEDVDYINAHGTSTPVGDLAETRAIRSVFGEHADRLAVSSTKSMLGHALGGSAAIEAGVTALALREGMLPPTINLRQQDPACDLDYVPNTARQADIEVAISNSFGFGGANTSLVMRRWSED; encoded by the coding sequence GTGTCACGCAGGGTCGTCGTCACCGGCATCGGGATGGTCACGCCGCTGGGGTGCTCCACGCCCGAAACGTGGGCGGGGCTGCTCGCCGGCAGGAGCGGCGTGGGGCCGCTCACCAAGTGCGCGCTCCCGGGGCTGGCGCCCGAGGTCTCGATCGCGGCCGAGGTGAAGGGGTTCAGCCCCGATCCGGTGATCGACCGCAAGGAGGCGCGCCGGATGGACACCTTCATCCAGTACGCCGTCGTCGCGGCCGACGAGGCGATGCGGAGCGCCGGGCTGGGCGGCATCGGCACCGTGCCGGATCCCGAGAACACCGGCGTCATCATCGGCTCCGGGATGGGCGGGCTCGTCAGCATCATGGAGACCCGCGACCTGATGGAGGAGAAGGGGATGGGGCGCGTGTCGCCCTTTTTCATCCCCGCCAGCATCATCAACCTGGCCGCGGGGCAGGTGGCGATCCGCACCGGCGCGCAGGGGCCCAGCTACGCCCCCGTCTCCGCCTGCGCCAGCAGCAACCACGCGATCGGCGAGGCATTCCACGCCATCAAGCGCGGCGACGCGGACATGATGCTCGCCGGCGGCACCGAGGCGTGCCTGACGCCCATCTCCTTCGCCGGCTTCGCGGCGGCGCGGGCGCTGGCCACCACCTACGACACCCCGGAAACCGCCAGCCGTCCCTTCGACGAAACGCGCAGCGGCTTCGTGCATGGGGAGGGCGGGGCCGTGCTGGTGATGGAGGAGCTGGAGTGCGCCCGGCGCCGGGGCGCGCCCATCGTGGCGGAGGTGATCGGCTTCGGGATGAGCGCCGACGCGTACCACATCACCGCGCCGCCCGAGAACGGCCAGGGCGCCGCGCTGGCCATGCGCCGCGCCCTGCGCAGCGCCGGCATCGCGCCCGAGGACGTGGACTACATCAACGCGCACGGCACATCCACCCCAGTGGGTGACCTGGCGGAGACGCGCGCCATCCGCAGCGTCTTCGGCGAGCACGCGGACCGGCTGGCGGTATCCTCCACCAAGTCGATGCTGGGCCACGCCCTGGGCGGGAGCGCCGCCATCGAGGCGGGGGTCACCGCCCTCGCCCTGCGCGAGGGGATGCTGCCCCCCACCATCAACCTGCGCCAGCAGGACCCCGCCTGCGACCTGGACTACGTGCCCAACACCGCGCGCCAAGCCGACATCGAGGTCGCCATCTCCAACTCGTTCGGCTTCGGCGGGGCCAACACATCGCTGGTCATGCGCCGCTGGAGCGAAGACTGA
- a CDS encoding response regulator transcription factor has translation MPDTVRILLVDDHAVLRAGLRALLEAEPGFQVVGEAGTGEEGVRLAGQTRPDVVVMDLSMPGMGGLEAVRQIAALDQGARVLVLTMHGEEEHLLPVLEAGGSGYVTKKSADEELIEAIHTVARGDVFLYPSGAKLLLRGLKAKAEPGEDDPLDRLTEREREVLSHTVEGFSSSEIGKKLFISPKTVDTYRARIMEKLNLRHRSELVRFALRKGLLKAE, from the coding sequence ATGCCCGACACCGTTCGCATCCTGCTGGTGGACGACCACGCCGTGCTGCGCGCGGGCCTGCGCGCGCTGCTGGAGGCGGAGCCCGGCTTCCAGGTGGTGGGCGAAGCGGGGACAGGGGAGGAGGGCGTGCGCCTCGCCGGGCAGACGCGGCCGGACGTGGTGGTGATGGACCTCTCCATGCCCGGGATGGGCGGGCTGGAAGCCGTCCGCCAGATCGCCGCGCTGGACCAGGGGGCGCGCGTGCTGGTGCTGACGATGCACGGCGAGGAGGAGCACCTCCTTCCCGTGCTGGAGGCGGGGGGGAGCGGGTACGTGACTAAAAAGAGCGCGGACGAGGAGCTGATCGAGGCGATCCACACCGTTGCGCGCGGCGACGTCTTCCTCTACCCAAGCGGCGCGAAGCTCCTCCTCCGCGGCCTCAAAGCCAAGGCGGAGCCCGGCGAGGACGACCCGCTGGACCGCCTTACCGAGCGCGAGCGCGAGGTGCTGTCGCACACCGTGGAGGGATTCAGCTCCAGCGAGATCGGCAAGAAGCTCTTCATCTCGCCAAAAACGGTGGACACCTACCGCGCGCGCATCATGGAGAAGCTGAACCTGCGGCACCGCAGCGAGCTGGTGCGCTTCGCGCTGCGCAAGGGGCTGCTGAAGGCGGAATGA
- a CDS encoding cytochrome c biogenesis protein CcdA produces the protein MEPQSLGLLVAFSAGLLSFLSPCVLPLVPSYVTFITGMSLDELRDAETARTRRAVLVHGVLFVLGFTLVFMILGASATFLGSLLAYTSRWVERVGGVLLILFGLYLLGVLRLPGAGREWRMHLADKPVGYLGTLLVGITFGAGWTPCIGPVLGGILTLAATRGSMMEGMGLLAVYSAGLAIPFLLSTVLIERFLTTFKRIRQWLPWINRVSGAMLLVLGVLLFTGSFSTLSAMLSRWTPEWLSTRL, from the coding sequence ATGGAACCGCAATCTCTCGGGCTGCTGGTGGCCTTCTCGGCCGGGCTGCTGAGCTTCCTTTCGCCGTGCGTGCTGCCGCTGGTGCCGAGCTACGTCACGTTCATTACCGGGATGAGCCTGGACGAGCTGCGCGACGCGGAGACGGCGCGCACGCGGCGGGCGGTGCTGGTGCACGGGGTGCTCTTCGTGCTCGGCTTCACCCTGGTGTTCATGATCCTGGGCGCGTCGGCCACCTTCCTCGGCTCGCTGCTGGCGTACACGAGCCGGTGGGTGGAGCGTGTGGGCGGGGTGCTGCTGATCCTCTTCGGCCTCTACCTGCTGGGGGTGCTGCGGCTTCCCGGCGCGGGCCGCGAGTGGCGGATGCACCTGGCGGACAAGCCCGTAGGCTACCTGGGGACGCTGCTGGTGGGGATCACCTTCGGCGCGGGGTGGACGCCGTGCATCGGCCCGGTGCTGGGCGGCATCCTGACGCTGGCCGCCACGCGCGGGAGCATGATGGAGGGAATGGGGCTGCTGGCGGTGTACTCCGCCGGCCTGGCGATCCCGTTCCTCCTGTCCACGGTGCTCATCGAGCGCTTCCTGACCACCTTCAAACGCATCCGCCAGTGGCTCCCGTGGATCAACCGCGTGAGTGGGGCGATGCTGCTGGTGCTTGGGGTGCTTCTTTTCACGGGCTCGTTCTCGACGCTGTCGGCGATGCTGTCGCGGTGGACGCCGGAGTGGCTGTCGACGCGGCTGTGA
- a CDS encoding nitronate monooxygenase: MNEAALSHPLIIQGGMGVGVSNWVLAKAVAMRGQMGVVSGTCIDSLLVRRLQDGDIGGHIRRAMEHFPLPEVSAAVLKSYFLPDGRAPGEPYKAVPMYRQMVSRVREQLTVLSSFVEVWLAKEGHDGVVGINLLTKVQMPNLATLYGAMLAGVDYVLMGAGIPKEIPGVLDRFARHEPASMKFEVEGLGRDETELLHFDPRVHSEAPPVEITRPFFLPIIASNSLATMLARKASGRVDGFIIEAPTAGGHNAPPRGEIVYNERGEPIYGQRDVVDLEKMKDHGLPFWLAGGSGSPEKLAEALDAGAAGIQVGTLFAYAEESGVTSELKRNVIRQAQEDTIDVVTDSRASPTGFPFKVAQVPGTLSQLPVYQQRERVCDLGYLRESYRDDRGRVNYRCAAEPVDTYLKKGGKVEDTVGRKCLCNALFATIGHAQLRDEGVEEAPLITSGDELKNIRRFIGSDRTGYTAGEVVDYLLTGVQRLVPGFSYGRQTANT; the protein is encoded by the coding sequence ATGAACGAAGCCGCGCTCTCCCATCCGCTGATCATTCAGGGCGGAATGGGCGTCGGAGTCTCCAACTGGGTCCTCGCCAAGGCAGTCGCCATGCGGGGGCAGATGGGCGTGGTCTCCGGAACGTGCATCGACTCCCTCCTGGTGCGGCGCCTGCAGGACGGCGACATCGGCGGGCACATCCGGCGCGCGATGGAGCACTTCCCCCTTCCGGAAGTCAGCGCGGCGGTGCTCAAGAGCTACTTCCTCCCCGACGGGCGCGCGCCGGGCGAGCCGTACAAGGCCGTCCCCATGTACCGGCAGATGGTGAGCAGGGTGCGCGAGCAGCTCACCGTGCTCTCGTCGTTCGTGGAGGTGTGGCTGGCCAAGGAAGGGCACGACGGCGTGGTGGGGATCAACCTCCTCACCAAGGTGCAGATGCCCAACCTTGCGACGCTGTACGGCGCCATGCTCGCGGGCGTCGACTACGTGCTGATGGGCGCCGGCATCCCCAAGGAGATCCCGGGCGTGCTGGACCGCTTCGCCCGCCACGAGCCCGCGTCGATGAAGTTCGAGGTCGAGGGGCTGGGGCGCGACGAGACGGAGCTCCTGCACTTCGACCCGCGCGTGCACTCCGAGGCGCCGCCGGTGGAGATCACGCGTCCGTTCTTCCTGCCGATCATCGCCTCCAACTCGCTGGCCACCATGCTGGCGCGCAAGGCGAGCGGCCGGGTGGATGGCTTCATCATCGAGGCTCCCACGGCCGGCGGGCACAATGCCCCGCCCCGCGGCGAGATCGTCTACAACGAGCGCGGCGAGCCGATCTACGGCCAGCGCGACGTGGTGGATCTGGAGAAGATGAAGGACCACGGCCTCCCCTTCTGGCTCGCGGGCGGCTCCGGCAGCCCGGAGAAGCTGGCCGAGGCGCTGGACGCCGGCGCGGCGGGGATCCAGGTGGGCACCCTCTTCGCCTACGCGGAGGAGAGCGGCGTAACCTCCGAGCTGAAGCGCAACGTGATTCGCCAGGCGCAGGAGGACACCATCGACGTGGTGACCGACTCGCGCGCCTCCCCCACGGGCTTCCCGTTCAAGGTGGCGCAGGTGCCGGGTACGCTGTCGCAGCTCCCCGTCTACCAGCAGCGCGAGCGCGTGTGCGACCTGGGCTACCTGCGCGAGTCGTACCGGGACGACCGCGGCCGGGTCAACTATCGCTGCGCCGCCGAGCCGGTGGACACCTACCTCAAGAAGGGCGGCAAGGTGGAGGACACGGTGGGCCGCAAGTGCCTGTGCAACGCCCTCTTCGCCACCATCGGCCACGCGCAGCTGCGCGACGAGGGCGTGGAAGAGGCCCCGCTGATCACCAGCGGCGACGAGCTCAAGAACATCCGCCGCTTCATCGGCTCGGACCGCACCGGCTACACCGCCGGCGAGGTGGTGGACTACCTCCTGACCGGCGTGCAGCGCCTCGTCCCCGGCTTCTCCTACGGCCGCCAGACCGCTAACACCTGA
- the hemQ gene encoding hydrogen peroxide-dependent heme synthase, with protein MPAIPPATLEGWYALHQVFALDWAALRAADAPALATAARRLMEELAPAGEGWSDAFRIAAGDGADLLLAHFRPTLDEVAAVQTRVKASALGPYLRTVYDYLSVTEAGLYHATAQAAREHGAGTPEFRAALETAKAEELASAHVRSRLYPEVPQGMRYLSFYPMTKRRTGAENWYTLDVAERSRLMRDHGMTGRQYAGRVFQVITGSVGFDEWEWGVTLFARDPLEFKRIVTEMRYDEASALYGEFGRFFTGIRLAPEEWEGILGAGSA; from the coding sequence ATGCCCGCGATTCCGCCCGCCACCCTAGAAGGCTGGTACGCCCTCCACCAGGTGTTCGCCCTGGACTGGGCCGCCCTGCGCGCCGCCGATGCGCCCGCGCTCGCCACCGCCGCGCGCCGGCTGATGGAGGAGCTGGCTCCCGCCGGCGAGGGGTGGAGCGACGCCTTTCGCATCGCCGCGGGCGACGGGGCGGACCTGCTGCTCGCGCACTTCCGCCCCACGCTGGACGAGGTCGCGGCGGTGCAGACCCGCGTAAAGGCGTCCGCGCTCGGCCCCTACCTGCGCACCGTGTACGACTACCTCTCGGTGACCGAGGCGGGGCTGTACCATGCAACGGCGCAGGCGGCGCGTGAGCACGGCGCGGGGACGCCGGAGTTCAGGGCGGCGCTCGAAACGGCGAAGGCCGAGGAGCTCGCCTCGGCGCACGTGCGCTCCAGGCTGTACCCCGAAGTGCCGCAGGGGATGCGCTACCTCTCCTTCTACCCCATGACCAAGCGGCGCACCGGTGCGGAGAACTGGTACACGCTGGACGTGGCGGAGCGCAGCCGGCTGATGCGCGACCATGGGATGACGGGACGGCAGTACGCCGGGCGCGTATTCCAGGTCATCACCGGCTCGGTGGGCTTCGACGAGTGGGAGTGGGGCGTGACGCTCTTTGCGCGGGATCCGCTGGAGTTCAAGCGCATCGTCACGGAGATGAGGTACGACGAGGCGAGCGCGCTGTACGGCGAGTTCGGGCGCTTCTTCACCGGCATTCGTCTTGCTCCCGAGGAGTGGGAAGGGATCCTCGGAGCGGGCTCCGCGTGA
- a CDS encoding ABC transporter permease — MNLSTPFAIIGGSILGLLSSFGQFSRFVGDLIRALTDIRTWGPLTVGQMRRLGVDSLPIALFLSCFTGIVLALQASYTFTGAIPLYFVGALVTKTMILELGPVLTGLALSGRVGANIAAELGTMRVSEQIDALETMAYNPIAYLVVPRVLAGTIMVPLLVIFSNVLGIASGWITSMNVLDMTSAQFVRGSRLFYDSFDIVYCVIKSTSFGLTITVLGCYQGFNTRGGAEGVGIATTRAVVLASMMILVLDAFWALVLLQ, encoded by the coding sequence ATGAACCTGTCTACCCCCTTTGCCATCATCGGCGGCTCCATCCTGGGGCTGCTGTCCTCCTTCGGCCAGTTCTCCCGCTTCGTGGGGGACCTGATCCGAGCGCTGACGGACATCCGCACCTGGGGCCCGCTCACCGTTGGGCAGATGCGACGGCTGGGGGTGGACTCGCTCCCCATCGCGCTCTTCCTATCGTGCTTCACCGGAATCGTGCTGGCGCTGCAGGCGTCGTACACCTTCACCGGCGCAATCCCGCTATACTTCGTGGGCGCGCTGGTGACCAAGACGATGATCCTGGAGCTGGGCCCGGTGCTCACGGGGCTCGCCCTTTCCGGCCGCGTGGGCGCCAACATCGCCGCCGAGCTGGGGACGATGCGCGTGTCCGAGCAGATCGACGCGCTGGAGACGATGGCCTACAACCCCATCGCGTACCTGGTGGTGCCGCGCGTGCTGGCGGGTACGATCATGGTGCCGCTGCTGGTCATCTTCTCGAACGTGCTGGGGATCGCCTCCGGGTGGATCACCTCCATGAACGTGCTGGACATGACCAGCGCCCAGTTCGTGCGGGGCTCGCGGCTCTTCTACGATTCGTTCGACATCGTCTACTGCGTCATCAAGTCGACCTCCTTTGGGCTGACGATCACGGTGCTGGGGTGCTACCAGGGGTTCAACACCCGCGGCGGCGCAGAGGGCGTGGGGATCGCCACCACCCGCGCCGTGGTGCTGGCCAGCATGATGATCCTGGTGCTGGACGCCTTCTGGGCGCTGGTGCTCCTCCAGTGA
- a CDS encoding ATP-binding cassette domain-containing protein — MSIQLRGIHKGFGAKKILRGLDLDVDEGETMSLVGFSGAGKSLTLKHIVGLMKPDAGTVHVDGQEVPTLPREKLFKLRLDMGYVFQFAALFDSMTIGENVAMGLRKKGGMTPAQIRDRVEESLALVDLAGFSTRFPQEMSGGQQKRAGLARAIAYRPKYLLYDEPTSGLDPVTTTVIDRLVLRMKEELGVTSLVITHDMKSAYAISDRIGMLYEGRLVEVGTPKEFQESRNPIVRAFVEGEPGLKHDAEDPLPMGGEGAVGKGRKR; from the coding sequence GTGAGCATCCAGCTGCGCGGCATCCACAAGGGGTTCGGGGCCAAGAAGATCCTCCGCGGCCTGGACCTGGACGTGGACGAGGGGGAGACGATGTCGCTGGTGGGCTTCTCCGGCGCCGGCAAGTCGCTCACGCTCAAGCACATCGTCGGGCTGATGAAGCCTGACGCGGGCACGGTGCACGTGGACGGGCAGGAGGTGCCCACCCTGCCGCGCGAGAAGCTCTTCAAGCTGCGGCTGGACATGGGGTACGTCTTCCAGTTCGCCGCCCTCTTCGACTCCATGACGATCGGCGAGAACGTCGCCATGGGGCTGCGCAAGAAGGGGGGGATGACGCCGGCGCAGATCCGCGACCGGGTGGAGGAGTCGCTGGCGCTGGTGGACCTGGCGGGGTTCTCGACGCGCTTTCCGCAGGAGATGTCCGGCGGGCAGCAGAAGCGCGCGGGGCTGGCGCGGGCGATCGCGTACCGCCCCAAGTACCTGCTCTACGACGAGCCCACCAGCGGACTGGACCCCGTCACCACCACGGTCATCGACCGGCTGGTGCTGCGGATGAAGGAGGAGCTGGGGGTCACCTCGCTGGTGATCACGCACGACATGAAGAGCGCGTACGCCATCAGCGACCGCATCGGGATGCTGTACGAGGGACGGCTGGTGGAGGTGGGGACGCCGAAGGAGTTCCAGGAGTCGCGCAACCCGATCGTGCGCGCCTTCGTGGAGGGCGAGCCCGGGCTGAAGCACGACGCGGAGGACCCCCTGCCGATGGGCGGGGAGGGTGCCGTTGGCAAAGGGAGGAAGCGATGA